A single window of Rhipicephalus microplus isolate Deutch F79 chromosome 5, USDA_Rmic, whole genome shotgun sequence DNA harbors:
- the LOC119175015 gene encoding uncharacterized protein LOC119175015 isoform X2: MASPGIRTGKVVTFVVLVLFINAAHCEEKKPDIKKKAVKTALEPLKAAATAQTGWYEGAGGSQSWSSGGQSYGAGDGGAGLASWADSGRGSSSFGGGVGGSGPWADAGKGSAGGGFGGGGPWADSGSGGFGGSSGPWQSSGKGSSGSGFTAGAGPWAGAGKGSSGGYGGGLDSWAGAGNGGGFGGTGKTFGGGGGAVGPWDQAGGVGVGKIGGGGGGASWAQNGGFSAGGKGSGWDFSQGSKFGGSFGGAGGKADSWDFSQGSKFSGGANSWDQGALGGGKLGGAGGGASWSQGQFGGGKSGYGGGASWDQGGKSFSQNAQSGPWSGKTAVAQDSWTPSGAGGYGKTSTTGVGPWAQGVGAGKGFGGVDAWLQDSPAGGGSWAQSGAGNGKPAFGAGPWAQVGGANGKASYGSGPWYGGFAGDKGGNGGGGASWTNGGNGAGGKKVQLAGPWDSGSSAGSTKGGAGPWAQGGGGYGNGGTRSFGGPGPWAGAGNGAGNSGGYKSFGGPGPWAGAGNGGGSSAGIKNAGGPGPWASIGSGAGNGAGPKSYGGPGPWAGAGNGAGARSFGGAGSWAGVGNGGGSKFSSQQASWDQGGYGGNGKAGGPKAWAGVSANGAGRGSWSGGGQGSYGGGAGAPGPWDSGKVAGAGASWDQGGFGGGKGGAPGPWAGKGRSNGFSQPDLGRFPASSGPWDQGSYGGAGKGGSAGGPWDSGSNGGGTGTPGGPWSGVGGNGKVSGGLGGGSSWTQGGAGASVSGPGPWDQGGYGTRKGGNGGGAGGPWDSGSKFNGAGASWSGNGNGFGGGKGFGGGGGSSWSQNGNGKYGGGNAGVSWTQTMFGGTASGPWQQGGYGGQDSWAAKGGAGNGKFGNGGAGPWQGAGGGGDGGGWQADQGSVGVWIGDVSQKSRGGFGPQAGGRRRNNYLPSQGGASWDGQAGGQFGGGGGGSWDGGASQKGRGGFGGGQGGGVGKVKWSFSRNDPWAQPQTWSGSWTTDGAAQQYTSVGVGQMMFGGVADWMTADKYSSKYGGGAGGGGWQQQLGAGSQGSWSGGGGGGSKW, encoded by the exons ATGGCTTCTCCAGGGATTAGAACGGGCAAG GTGGTAACGTTTGTAGTCCTAGTACTCTTTATAAACGCTGCTCACTGCGAAGAAAAGAAACCAGACATAAAAAAGAAGGCTGTTAAGACAGCTCTTGAGCCACTGAAAGCGGCAGCGACTGCACAGACAGGCTGGTACGAAGGCGCCGGTGGATCCCAATCCTGGTCTTCGGGAGGACAAAGCTATGGTGCTGGTGACGGTGGAGCTGGCCTTGCCTCCTGGGCTGACAGTGGCAGAGGATCATCGAGCTTCGGTGGAGGAGTCGGTGGATCTGGACCGTGGGCTGATGCCGGCAAGGGCAGTGCCGGTGGTGGCTTTGGTGGTGGTGGGCCCTGGGCCGACTCTGGAAGTGGTGGATTCGGTGGAAGTTCCGGACCATGGCAGAGTTCTGGTAAAGGATCGAGTGGTTCTGGCTTCACTGCGGGCGCCGGACCTTGGGCTGGCGCTGGAAAAGGGTCAAGTGGCGGCTACGGAGGCGGCCTTGATTCGTGGGCTGGCGCAGGGAATGGTGGTGGTTTTGGTGGCACTGGCAAAACCTTTGGAGGCGGAGGAGGAGCTGTTGGACCCTGGGACCAAGCCGGAGGAGTTGGTGTCGGAAAAattggcggcggtggtggtggtgcgtcATGGGCTCAGAATGGTGGCTTCAGTGCTGGTGGAAAAGGAAGTGGATGGGACTTCTCTCAGGGATCCAAGTTCGGCGGAAGTTTCGGAGGTGCTGGTGGAAAAGCTGATAGCTGGGACTTTTCACAAGGGTCAAAATTTTCAGGGGGCGCTAATTCCTGGGATCAAGGTGCTTTAGGGGGTGGAAAACTTGGTGGTGCTGGTGGTGGTGCGTCCTGGTCACAAGGACAATTTGGTGGCGGCAAATCGGGCTATGGTGGAGGTGCGTCGTGGGACCAAGGTGGTAAATCATTCTCCCAGAATGCTCAAAGTGGACCATGGAGTGGCAAGACAGCTGTAGCTCAAGATTCTTGGACGCCAAGTGGTGCAGGAGGCTATGGAAAAACATCTACTACTGGCGTAGGTCCATGGGCTCAAGGAGTTGGTGCAGGAAAAGGATTTGGTGGTGTGGATGCTTGGCTTCAGGACAGTCCAGCTGGTGGAGGCTCATGGGCACAAAGTGGAGCTGGAAATGGTAAGCCAGCATTCGGAGCTGGTCCATGGGCGCAAGTGGGTGGTGCTAATGGTAAAGCAAGCTATGGATCTGGGCCTTGGTACGGTGGCTTTGCTGGTGATAAAGGTGGAAACGGAGGTGGTGGCGCATCTTGGACCAatggaggaaatggtgccggagGAAAGAAAGTACAATTGGCAGGTCCATGGGACTCTGGCAGTTCCGCAGGTTCCACTAAGGGAGGAGCAGGACCTTGGGCACAAGGTGGAGGTGGATATGGTAATGGTGGGACTAGGAGCTTTGGTGGCCCAGGACCATGGGCAGGAGCAGGAAATGGAGCAGGAAATAGTGGCGGATATAAGAGCTTTGGTGGACCAGGGCCCTGGGCAGGTGCAGGTAATGGTGGAGGCAGCAGTGCGGGGATTAAGAATGCAGGCGGACCAGGCCCTTGGGCTAGTATCGGAAGTGGAGCAGGAAACGGTGCAGGACCTAAGAGCTATGGAGGACCTGGACCCTGGGCAGGTGCAGGAAACGGTGCAGGAGCAAGAAGCTTCGGTGGAGCAGGGTCATGGGCAGGTGTCGGAAATGGCGGTGGTTCCAAATTCAGCTCACAACAAGCATCATGGGACCAAGGAGGATATGGTGGGAACGGAAAAGCAGGTGGACCAAAAGCTTGGGCTGGAGTAAGCGCTAATGGTGCCGGTCGCGGATCTTGGTCCGGCGGTGGTCAGGGAAGTTACGGAGGGGGTGCAGGTGCACCAGGACCTTGGGACAGCGGTAAAGTAGCTGGCGCTGGAGCATCATGGGACCAAGGTGGATTTGGTGGTGGAAAAGGAGGAGCACCGGGCCCATGGGCTGGAAAAGGGCGGTCTAACGGATTTTCTCAACCTGACCTTGGAAGATTCCCTGCTTCATCTGGTCCCTGGGACCAGGGATCGTACGGAGGAGCGGGAAAAGGAGGTAGTGCGGGCGGCCCATGGGACAGCGGTAGCAACGGGGGAGGCACAGGCACACCGGGTGGACCCTGGTCGGGGGTTGGAGGCAATGGAAAAGTGTCTGGCGGGCTCGGAGGAGGAAGCTCTTGGACCCAGGGTGGCGCAGGGGCAAGTGTGTCTGGTCCGGGACCTTGGGATCAGGGAGGATATGGTACGAGAAAGGGAGGTAATGGGGGCGGAGCCGGTGGGCCTTGGGACAGTGGCTCAAAATTTAATGGTGCGGGGGCCTCTTGGAGTGGAAACGGGAATGGTTTCGGTGGTGGAAAAGGTTTTGGTGGGGGCGGTGGCAGCTCATGGTCTCAAAATGGCAATGGCAaatatggaggtggaaatgcagGTGTATCGTGGACACAAACAATGTTCGGAGGCACTGCAAGCGGACCATGGCAACAAGGTGGTTACGGAGGTCAGGACTCCTGGGCTGCAAAGGGAGGTGCTGGTAATGGCAAATTTGGCAATGGTGGTGCCGGACCCTGGCAGGGTGCTGGTGGGGGAGGAGATGGTGGTGGCTGGCAGGCTGACCAGGGAAGCGTTGGAGTCTGGATCGGAGATGTCAGCCAGAAGAGTAGAGGCGGCTTCGGTCCGCAGGCAGGTGGACGACGGAGAAATAATTATTTGCCATCCCAAGGTGGTGCTAGCTGGGATGGACAAGCAGGCGGACAatttggtggtggtggcggcggtagcTGGGATGGCGGCGCATCGCAGAAAGGCCGCGGTGGTTTCGGTGGAGGACAAGGAGGTGGTGTGGGTAAAGTGAAATGGAGCTTTAGCAGAAACGATCCTTGGGCTCAACCTCAAACCTGGTCTGGTTCCTGGACGACAGACGGAGCGGCGCAGCAGTACACATCCGTAGGAGTCGGGCAGATGATGTTCGGTGGTGTTGCGGACTGGATGACGGCAGACAAGTACAGCTCCAAGTATGGAGGGGGTGCTGGTGGAGGAGGATGGCAGCAGCAGCTTGGAGCTGGTAGCCAAGGCTCCTGGAGTGGAGGCGGAGGTGGTGGTAGCAAGTGGTGA
- the LOC119175015 gene encoding uncharacterized protein LOC119175015 isoform X1, translating into MELINLKRCVNGVRCLTSITNTMVSCESTWNRGFDGDCGISEVVTFVVLVLFINAAHCEEKKPDIKKKAVKTALEPLKAAATAQTGWYEGAGGSQSWSSGGQSYGAGDGGAGLASWADSGRGSSSFGGGVGGSGPWADAGKGSAGGGFGGGGPWADSGSGGFGGSSGPWQSSGKGSSGSGFTAGAGPWAGAGKGSSGGYGGGLDSWAGAGNGGGFGGTGKTFGGGGGAVGPWDQAGGVGVGKIGGGGGGASWAQNGGFSAGGKGSGWDFSQGSKFGGSFGGAGGKADSWDFSQGSKFSGGANSWDQGALGGGKLGGAGGGASWSQGQFGGGKSGYGGGASWDQGGKSFSQNAQSGPWSGKTAVAQDSWTPSGAGGYGKTSTTGVGPWAQGVGAGKGFGGVDAWLQDSPAGGGSWAQSGAGNGKPAFGAGPWAQVGGANGKASYGSGPWYGGFAGDKGGNGGGGASWTNGGNGAGGKKVQLAGPWDSGSSAGSTKGGAGPWAQGGGGYGNGGTRSFGGPGPWAGAGNGAGNSGGYKSFGGPGPWAGAGNGGGSSAGIKNAGGPGPWASIGSGAGNGAGPKSYGGPGPWAGAGNGAGARSFGGAGSWAGVGNGGGSKFSSQQASWDQGGYGGNGKAGGPKAWAGVSANGAGRGSWSGGGQGSYGGGAGAPGPWDSGKVAGAGASWDQGGFGGGKGGAPGPWAGKGRSNGFSQPDLGRFPASSGPWDQGSYGGAGKGGSAGGPWDSGSNGGGTGTPGGPWSGVGGNGKVSGGLGGGSSWTQGGAGASVSGPGPWDQGGYGTRKGGNGGGAGGPWDSGSKFNGAGASWSGNGNGFGGGKGFGGGGGSSWSQNGNGKYGGGNAGVSWTQTMFGGTASGPWQQGGYGGQDSWAAKGGAGNGKFGNGGAGPWQGAGGGGDGGGWQADQGSVGVWIGDVSQKSRGGFGPQAGGRRRNNYLPSQGGASWDGQAGGQFGGGGGGSWDGGASQKGRGGFGGGQGGGVGKVKWSFSRNDPWAQPQTWSGSWTTDGAAQQYTSVGVGQMMFGGVADWMTADKYSSKYGGGAGGGGWQQQLGAGSQGSWSGGGGGGSKW; encoded by the coding sequence GTGGTAACGTTTGTAGTCCTAGTACTCTTTATAAACGCTGCTCACTGCGAAGAAAAGAAACCAGACATAAAAAAGAAGGCTGTTAAGACAGCTCTTGAGCCACTGAAAGCGGCAGCGACTGCACAGACAGGCTGGTACGAAGGCGCCGGTGGATCCCAATCCTGGTCTTCGGGAGGACAAAGCTATGGTGCTGGTGACGGTGGAGCTGGCCTTGCCTCCTGGGCTGACAGTGGCAGAGGATCATCGAGCTTCGGTGGAGGAGTCGGTGGATCTGGACCGTGGGCTGATGCCGGCAAGGGCAGTGCCGGTGGTGGCTTTGGTGGTGGTGGGCCCTGGGCCGACTCTGGAAGTGGTGGATTCGGTGGAAGTTCCGGACCATGGCAGAGTTCTGGTAAAGGATCGAGTGGTTCTGGCTTCACTGCGGGCGCCGGACCTTGGGCTGGCGCTGGAAAAGGGTCAAGTGGCGGCTACGGAGGCGGCCTTGATTCGTGGGCTGGCGCAGGGAATGGTGGTGGTTTTGGTGGCACTGGCAAAACCTTTGGAGGCGGAGGAGGAGCTGTTGGACCCTGGGACCAAGCCGGAGGAGTTGGTGTCGGAAAAattggcggcggtggtggtggtgcgtcATGGGCTCAGAATGGTGGCTTCAGTGCTGGTGGAAAAGGAAGTGGATGGGACTTCTCTCAGGGATCCAAGTTCGGCGGAAGTTTCGGAGGTGCTGGTGGAAAAGCTGATAGCTGGGACTTTTCACAAGGGTCAAAATTTTCAGGGGGCGCTAATTCCTGGGATCAAGGTGCTTTAGGGGGTGGAAAACTTGGTGGTGCTGGTGGTGGTGCGTCCTGGTCACAAGGACAATTTGGTGGCGGCAAATCGGGCTATGGTGGAGGTGCGTCGTGGGACCAAGGTGGTAAATCATTCTCCCAGAATGCTCAAAGTGGACCATGGAGTGGCAAGACAGCTGTAGCTCAAGATTCTTGGACGCCAAGTGGTGCAGGAGGCTATGGAAAAACATCTACTACTGGCGTAGGTCCATGGGCTCAAGGAGTTGGTGCAGGAAAAGGATTTGGTGGTGTGGATGCTTGGCTTCAGGACAGTCCAGCTGGTGGAGGCTCATGGGCACAAAGTGGAGCTGGAAATGGTAAGCCAGCATTCGGAGCTGGTCCATGGGCGCAAGTGGGTGGTGCTAATGGTAAAGCAAGCTATGGATCTGGGCCTTGGTACGGTGGCTTTGCTGGTGATAAAGGTGGAAACGGAGGTGGTGGCGCATCTTGGACCAatggaggaaatggtgccggagGAAAGAAAGTACAATTGGCAGGTCCATGGGACTCTGGCAGTTCCGCAGGTTCCACTAAGGGAGGAGCAGGACCTTGGGCACAAGGTGGAGGTGGATATGGTAATGGTGGGACTAGGAGCTTTGGTGGCCCAGGACCATGGGCAGGAGCAGGAAATGGAGCAGGAAATAGTGGCGGATATAAGAGCTTTGGTGGACCAGGGCCCTGGGCAGGTGCAGGTAATGGTGGAGGCAGCAGTGCGGGGATTAAGAATGCAGGCGGACCAGGCCCTTGGGCTAGTATCGGAAGTGGAGCAGGAAACGGTGCAGGACCTAAGAGCTATGGAGGACCTGGACCCTGGGCAGGTGCAGGAAACGGTGCAGGAGCAAGAAGCTTCGGTGGAGCAGGGTCATGGGCAGGTGTCGGAAATGGCGGTGGTTCCAAATTCAGCTCACAACAAGCATCATGGGACCAAGGAGGATATGGTGGGAACGGAAAAGCAGGTGGACCAAAAGCTTGGGCTGGAGTAAGCGCTAATGGTGCCGGTCGCGGATCTTGGTCCGGCGGTGGTCAGGGAAGTTACGGAGGGGGTGCAGGTGCACCAGGACCTTGGGACAGCGGTAAAGTAGCTGGCGCTGGAGCATCATGGGACCAAGGTGGATTTGGTGGTGGAAAAGGAGGAGCACCGGGCCCATGGGCTGGAAAAGGGCGGTCTAACGGATTTTCTCAACCTGACCTTGGAAGATTCCCTGCTTCATCTGGTCCCTGGGACCAGGGATCGTACGGAGGAGCGGGAAAAGGAGGTAGTGCGGGCGGCCCATGGGACAGCGGTAGCAACGGGGGAGGCACAGGCACACCGGGTGGACCCTGGTCGGGGGTTGGAGGCAATGGAAAAGTGTCTGGCGGGCTCGGAGGAGGAAGCTCTTGGACCCAGGGTGGCGCAGGGGCAAGTGTGTCTGGTCCGGGACCTTGGGATCAGGGAGGATATGGTACGAGAAAGGGAGGTAATGGGGGCGGAGCCGGTGGGCCTTGGGACAGTGGCTCAAAATTTAATGGTGCGGGGGCCTCTTGGAGTGGAAACGGGAATGGTTTCGGTGGTGGAAAAGGTTTTGGTGGGGGCGGTGGCAGCTCATGGTCTCAAAATGGCAATGGCAaatatggaggtggaaatgcagGTGTATCGTGGACACAAACAATGTTCGGAGGCACTGCAAGCGGACCATGGCAACAAGGTGGTTACGGAGGTCAGGACTCCTGGGCTGCAAAGGGAGGTGCTGGTAATGGCAAATTTGGCAATGGTGGTGCCGGACCCTGGCAGGGTGCTGGTGGGGGAGGAGATGGTGGTGGCTGGCAGGCTGACCAGGGAAGCGTTGGAGTCTGGATCGGAGATGTCAGCCAGAAGAGTAGAGGCGGCTTCGGTCCGCAGGCAGGTGGACGACGGAGAAATAATTATTTGCCATCCCAAGGTGGTGCTAGCTGGGATGGACAAGCAGGCGGACAatttggtggtggtggcggcggtagcTGGGATGGCGGCGCATCGCAGAAAGGCCGCGGTGGTTTCGGTGGAGGACAAGGAGGTGGTGTGGGTAAAGTGAAATGGAGCTTTAGCAGAAACGATCCTTGGGCTCAACCTCAAACCTGGTCTGGTTCCTGGACGACAGACGGAGCGGCGCAGCAGTACACATCCGTAGGAGTCGGGCAGATGATGTTCGGTGGTGTTGCGGACTGGATGACGGCAGACAAGTACAGCTCCAAGTATGGAGGGGGTGCTGGTGGAGGAGGATGGCAGCAGCAGCTTGGAGCTGGTAGCCAAGGCTCCTGGAGTGGAGGCGGAGGTGGTGGTAGCAAGTGGTGA
- the LOC119175012 gene encoding uncharacterized protein LOC119175012: protein MKAQQQLASALLALFVCVQGQEYFPYGAGLSGIQTGQVPAANIIRAPPLPNAPLSSGPAPNLNLPLGRSYKQPEGAYGIGSVVRNGRVSIPPGATVAANGNGRLTDALGLGSLYIERGANGGSLTSPGRLVRIQKRSADESRGGRFYYSEDVSTAASELSGAGVLPRHDKQDWHDRTSLYKLAKEALKKNPRKGISFKKPEGRYGVGSIFDGVNPPFRSDTEKYKTFEGRVGRKYSVDEHVPFSPEALRVLVDRTKGVSYKKPEGGYSVAPLFDRETLFNPFIYRRHRRQAVGSGSVTAVVVEFDKDTDAPAPPRSPPTSSFAPVVGFTVREPEGGTPSKHILKNVIYRKRPGSIKPAVSQDAPPTKPVLRIPDSIQLPPFVGGSQKSGEKSPDTKTVAVHVPSQEDTRPKPTVSKKTTSTATIEFRPTFPVGHTKPALPPLQRPSTPRHSKASHSDTDNSSPKKAPPKSTSESHKLATTPLVAVPPGQVVYNRQLAGSVPVQPVRNVALQSRPPATPTQTLRPTPMVQRVPTQPQLHAARQPTPRVHPHIQGQPNIIAAAPAQSTVQVQPTVVAAAPPTAPVPQIQTIAASPYPGALYQQYTPLDPNTYQVVQPAQYQTFQHSPYTLPYAAIVADPYNQARIVRSTVGRLRQQASPYHSSSVYDLTKRIIQGVHS, encoded by the exons ATGAAGGCGCAGCAG CAATTGGCATCCGCACTGCTAGCCCTATTTGTTTGTGTCCAAGGACAGGAGTACTTCCCATATGGCGCGGGTCTCAGTGGAATTCAAACAG GTCAAGTTCCAGCTGCAAATATTataagagcaccgccattacCAAATGCCCCTCTCAGCTCCGGCCCAGCACCAAATCTGAACTTACCTCTTGGACGCTCATACAAGCAACCCGAAGGAGCCTATGGCATCGGCTCTGTCGTTCGAAATGGCCGCGTTTCCATTCCTCCTGGTGCCACAGTCGCTGCCAATGGTAATGGAAGGCTCACCGACGCGCTCGGCCTTGGAAGCCTGTACATTGAAAGAGGCGCCAACGGTGGCTCCCTGACATCTCCCGGTCGGCTTGTTCGCATACAAAAGAGATCTGCTGATGAAAGCCGTGGCGGGCGCTTTTACTACAGTGAAGACGTCAGCACCGCCGCCTCTGAGCTTAGCGGGGCTGGAGTCTTGCCCAGGCATGACAAACAGGATTGGCATGATCGTACAAGTCTGTACAAGCTCGCGAAGGAAGCTCTCAAAAAAAATCCGCGTAAGGGAATCTCGTTTAAGAAACCAGAGGGAAGATATGGCGTCGGCTCTATTTTTGATGGCGTGAACCCACCTTTTCGTAGTGATACTGAGAAGTACAAGACATTTGAAGGTAGAGTTGGTCGAAAGTATTCGGTTGATGAGCATGTGCCATTCTCACCAGAAGCCCTGAGAGTTCTTGTGGATCGTACCAAAGGAGTATCCTACAAGAAGCCCGAGGGTGGATACAGCGTTGCTCCGTTGTTCGACAGGGAGACGTTATTCAATCCCTTCATCTATAGGCGCCACAGGAGGCAAGCCGTTGGCTCTGGCTCGGTCACCGCTGTTGTAGTCGAATTTGACAAGGACACCGATGCACCGGCCCCACCGCGCTCACCTCCAACCAGTAGTTTCGCTCCTGTCGTAGGATTCACGGTCCGAGAACCGGAAGGTGGTACTCcaagcaagcacatcctcaaaaacGTCATCTACAGGAAGCGCCCAGGAAGCATTAAACCGGCGGTTTCCCAGGATGCGCCACCAACCAAGCCGGTGCTGAGAATTCCAGACAGCATCCAACTACCACCATTCGTTGGCGGGTCTCAAAAGAGTGGCGAGAAGTCGCCTGACACTAAGACCGTTGCTGTACACGTACCTTCACAGGAAGACACTCGGCCGAAGCCTACCGTCTCCAAAAAGACTACCTCTACAGCAACTATCGAGTTTCGACCAACCTTCCCTGTAGGGCACACCAAGCCGGCTCTTCCTCCGCTGCAGAGACCATCAACTCCCCGCCACTCCAAGGCTTCGCACTCCGACACTGACAACAGCTCCCCCAAGAAGGCGCCTCCAAAATCGACATCAGAATCGCACAAATTGGCTACAACACCTCTGGTTGCTGTGCCGCCTGGACAAGTGGTTTACAATCGACAGCTCGCTGGATCAGTGCCCgtgcaaccggtgcgaaatgttgCACTTCAGTCCAGACCTCCCGCCACACCGACGCAGACTTTGAGACCAACGCCGATGGTGCAACGAGTGCCCACGCAGCCTCAGCTTCACGCAGCACGGCAGCCCACCCCTCGAGTACACCCGCACATTCAAGGACAGCCCAACATAATCGCTGCAGCACCTGCCCAGTCAACGGTCCAAGTACAGCCGACCGTCGTCGCCGCTGCACCACCTACCGCACCAGTGCCGCAGATCCAAACGATCGCAGCGTCCCCTTATCCGGGGGCATTGTACCAGCAGTACACCCCTTTGGACCCAAACACGTACCAGGTGGTCCAACCAGCACAGTACCAAACATTCCAGCACTCGCCCTACACGCTACCTTACGCTGCTATTGTCGCTGATCCCTACAACCAAGCCAGGATTGTGCGATCAACTGTTGGAAGGCTGAGGCAACAAGCTTCACCGTATCACTCATCTTCGGTCTACGACTTGACTAAAAGGATAATCCAAGGAGTACACTCGTGA